The Dyella sp. 2HG41-7 sequence AAGTCGGTTTGCCCACAACCACCAAGCGCATGGGCGGCCCGATGGGCACGGCGATCATGTCCTGGGCAAGTTGTTCTCCCAGGCGGATACCGGCGTCAAAACGCTCCGCCGCGATATCGGTGAGCGTGGAGTCGCTGATCACTTCGACGCGAATATCGGGGTAGTTCGGTAAAAACGTTTCCAGCACTGGCCACAAGATGGTGGCTGCGGCGTGCTCGCTGCTGGTGATGCGGATGGTGCCGCTGGGCGTGTCGCGCAGTTCGCTGAGTCCCGCGAGCGCCGCGTCGATATTCTCGAAATTGGGTTCCAACGCTTGCTGCAGCCGTTGGCCGGCTTCGGTGGGTGAAACGCTGCGGGTGGTGCGGGTGAGCAGGCGCAGGCCGAGTCGTTCCTCCAGCCCCTGAATTTTATGGCTGAGCGCTGATTGCGACAGGCCAAGCTTGGCCGCGGCGCGCGTGAAATTGCCTTCACGTGCGACGGTAAGAAACGCCTGCAGGTCGTTGTAGTTCTCGCCAGACATGACCGTGTCGATTTGATTAATCGATACAGATCATAAGTCCATTCGATATTTGCCGTCTTATCAGATAGGCGTGACAGGGCCAGACTGGCGCAGTCATCGCAGGCGGGCGCTCAACCACGAGCCGGCCAGCGAATCGCCACTTTCTCGAGGAATCCAGCCATGGCCGACATCGCCCCGAAAACGCAGGGACCTTTTGCCGACGTCGCGCCCGCGCTCGATCAGCTTACGCAGCAGGTGTTGTTCGGTGAAGTCTGGGAGCGACACGAACTCTCCAAGCGGGACCGCAGCCTGATCACCGTCGCCACGTTGATCGCGCAATACCGCATCAACGAGCTTCCGTTTCATCTGAAGTTCGCGCTGCAGAACGGCGTTACGCGCGACGAACTGGTCGAAGTCATTACGCATCTTGCCTTTTATGCCGGCTGGCCGACGGCGAGTTCGGCCGTGGGCATAGCGCGCAAGGTGTTCGCCGAAAACTCGTGAGCGACGCGACTGCGTGTCGCTCAACGCTCAATATTGATCGAGGTACATATGAAAAAGCGCTTGCTTGGAAAAAGTGGCCTGGAGGTCTCCGCCCTAGGCTTTGGTTGCATGGGGCTGAATTTCAGCTACAGCCATGCGCTGTCGGACGACGAGTCCATTCGCCTGATTCGCGAGGCGTTCGATCGGGGCGTGACGTTCTTCGATACCGCGGAAGTCTACGGTCCCTTTACGAACGAAGTATTGGTCGGCAAGGCCTTGGCGCCCGTTCGCGATCAGGTCGTGATCGCTACTAAATTCGGCTTCGATATCGATGCCGCGACCGGACAGAACAAAGGACTCAACAGTCGTCCGGAAAACATTCGCGCTGTGACCGATGCGTCGCTCAAGCGTCTTGGCATCGGCACGATCGATCTGCTTTATCAGCATCGCGTCGATCCGAATGTGCCCATCGAGGACGTCGCTGGCGCAGTTAAAGATTTAATTGCGGAAGGCAAGGTTCGTCATTTCGGCCTATCGGAGCCGGGCGCGCAGACCGTGCGTCGCGCTCACGCGGTACAACCGGTCGCGACGCTGCAGAACGAGTACTCGCTGTGGACACGCGGACCTGAAACCAACGGCATCCTGGAAGCGTGCAAGGAACTGGGTATCGGTCTCGTCGCATACAGTCCGCTCGGGAAAGGTTTCCTTACCGGCGCGATGAGCAAAGACACGCAGATTGGCGATGACGACTTCCGCAAAAAAATCCCGCGTTTCGCGCCCGAAGCGATGGCCGCGAACCAGGCGATGGTCGACTTGCTGAAAGAGATCGCGGCCGCCAAGCACGCGACGCCTGCGCAAATCGCGTTGGCATGGCTACTCGCTCGCGAGCCTTGGATCGTCCCCATTCCCGGCACGACCAAACTGCATCGCCTGGAGGAGAACCTGGGTGCGGTCGGCGTCGAATTGACTGCGGCCGACCTCGCCACTATCGAGAAGGCCGCTGCGGTGATTCGCATCGAAGGCGAGCGCTATCCGCCGCATCTTATGGCGACTACGGGTCGTTGATGATCGAGCCATCGCGCGTCGATCTTGCAGATCGCGCCCTTTCCTTTAATAACCACCGTCTGCCGGAGATTCACACATGCTAGCGACCATGATGTACGGGGCAGGGGACGTTCGCGCCGAAGACCGCCCTGAACCGACCATTCTCAAACCCACCGACGCGATTATCCGGCTGTCCGCAAGTTGCATCTGCGGTTCCGATCTGTGGCCGTATCGCGGTTCCAATCCGATTAACGAACCGCTCGCGATGGGACACGAATACTGCGGTGTCGTGGTGGAAGTCGGCAGTGAAGTGAGGTCCGTCAAGCCCGGCCAGTTTGTCGTGGGGTCGTTCTGTATTTCGGACAACACGTGTCCGCATTGTCAGTTTGGTTTTCAGTCCTCGTGCGAGCAGCGCGAATTTATGACCGGCGCGCAGGCGCCGCTGGCGCGCGTCCCGCTTGCTGACGGCACCTTGGTCGCCACCGACGACATGCCGGCGGACAACTTGATCCCCAGCTTATTGGCCGTATCTGACGTGCTCGGCACAGGTTGGTATGCCGCGGATGCCGCTCGCGTGCAGTCCGGCTCTACGGTCGTCGTGGTTGGCGACGGTGCAGTCGGCCTGATGGGCGTGCTTGCGGCCAAACAGATGGGCGCCGCCAAAATCGTCGCTATGAGTCGTCATAAATCGCGACAGGAACTGGCGCTCGAATTTGGTGCGACGGACATCATTGCCGAGCGCGGCGACGCCGGCGTTGCTCAGCTCAAGAAGATGACGCGCAACGTAGGCGCCGATGCGGTGCTCGAATGCGTCGGAACGAAAGAGTCCATGCGGCAAGCGTTGGATTGCGCGCGTCCCGGCTCGATGATCGGTTACGTAGGCGTGCCGCATGGCGTGGAATTCGACGGTCAGCAACTGTTCTTCGCTCAGAAAGGCATGCTGGGCGGTCCCGCTCCGGTGCGCCGTTTCCTGCCGCATCTGATGGACCTGGTGCTTTCGAACAAGATCAATCCTGGCAAAGTCTTCGATCTTGAACTTCCTTTGGCCGATGTCGCACACGGATATCGTGCGATGGATCAACGCGAGGCGATCAAGGTGTTGCTGCGCGTGTAACGCGATCCATGGATCTTGCCGCGTCCCGTGCAATGCGGGGCGGGGTGAGTGAGCGGGCATATTCGACAACTTGCTGCACCGGACCGACCATTCGCTGCAGCAAGGGACTTTCAGAAGCGCTTTGGTGTAGCGTGACGGCTATGACCAACGCTCGCCCGCACACGCATTCCACCCGCTGGACTTGGATCGCAGCCATTTGGTGTGCGGGCGCGTTGTTCGATGCGAGCCAGACGATTTTCCTGATGCATGCGATCGGCGCGGGAAAATCGTGGGCATTGCCATTCGCTATTGCTTTCGTGTCCTGGCTCCCTTGGGCGTTGCTGACGCCGTTTATCGTTGAACTCTCGCGAAGACGGCCGATCGTTCGTGGCGCGATTTCGAAAGCGGCGGCCGCACATCTGGCGGCATTTGCCGTTGTCAGCACGGTGGCTAGTGCGTGGTCGGCCATGCTTCGAGTGGTTTTCAACCCGTGGCGCCACAATCCACCGCCGGTCTTTTCAAATACGTGGTTCACATCGATCACCGACCAGATTCTAACGTTCGCGATCGCTTACGCGCTGATCGCAACCATCACGTATGTCGTGGACTCGCGCCAGAACATCGAGCGGCAGAGGGCCGAGACGGCACGGCTCAACGAGGAGCTGTCGCAGGCGCAACTCGCTGCGCTACGCGGTCAGATGGAGCCGCATTTCATGTTCAACACGCTCAATTCGATCGTGGGTCTCGTGCGCGACCAACGCAACGACGCGGCGGTTGGAATGATCGTGGGCTTGAGCGAGTTTATGCGCCGCGCGTCGGAAGACTCCCATCGCGCGCAAGTGACGCTAAGCGAAGAAGTGGAGTATCTGCAGCGCTATATCGACATTCAGAAGGTGCGTTTCGGAAACCGTCTTCGTGTGAGCATGGATATCCCCAAGGAACTGGGGGATGCGCAAGTCCCGAATCTCTTGCTGCAGCCATTGGTGGAAAACGCGATCAAACATGGCGTTTCCAAGCGTGTCGCCGGCGGAGAAATTCGCGTCGCGGGCGCGCGTCACGACGACACGCTTCGTCTGACGGTCTACAACGACGGTCCATGGGGCCAAGAGGACCAGGAGGCGACATCCGCTGGCGTCGGCCTCGACAATCTGCGCACCCGGTTGCAGATCCTGCACGGCGACCGATCCGAGTTATTGTTGAGACCTCTCGACGTCGGCGGCGTAGAAGTCGTCGTGACGCTGCCGTTCGTGGAGGCGTGAATGACATCGACTGACGAGCATTCCCCGTCGATTCGCGTTCTGGTCGTCGACGACGAAGCGTTGGCGCGGCGGAACTTGACGTTGTTGTTGCGCAATGATCCCGACATCGCATCGGTGACCGAATGCGGGTCGGGACAAGAAGCAATCGAAGAGATCAGGCGGTCACGGCCCGATCTCGTATTCCTCGATGTGCAAATGCCCGAATGCGATGGGTTCGACGTGCTTGAGCTCCTCGGCGCCGACATGCCCGAGACGGTGGTCTTCGTAACCGCCTACGACACGTATGCGCTGCGTGCCTTCGAAGCGGGCGCGCTCGACTACCTCTTAAAGCCTTTCGATGATGCGCGCTTCAGTCGTACACTTGCTCGCGCTAAGGAAAAGCTTGCGCGGTATGCGCCGACACAACACCGTTCGATCAGCAAAATCGCGGTCAAAAGTCGAAACCAGACTCTGTTCCTCAACGTGTCGGACATCGATTGGATCGAAGCGGCAAGCTACTACGCATGCATCCATATCGGCGAGGCCACGCACATACTTCGCCGGACGCTGCAGGAACTCGAGCAGGATTTGGATTCGCGATCGTTCGCACGTATTCATCGTTCGATCATCGTCAATCTCGATCGGGTTCGTGGACTGGAGTTGCAAGACAGTGGCGAGTACGAAGTCGTGTTGAATTCCTCCACACGACTTCGATTGAGCCGCCGTTATCGCAAGTGCATCCAGGAACGCCTTGCGGAGTTAGCAAGCGGTCGCTGAGAGCAGGCTAGCAACGCTCAAGAGTGAACGCGTCGCCATACGACCTCGCCATGCGCGCCTTCGGCTGCACCGCTCGACGGTTTTTCTACACGATACGTCAATTCATCGCCGTTGATGGTGTAACCCGAATTGCCCATCTTGCCATCCCAGTTCGGGAACGACGCGTGCGAGATCTGCGTATGTATCATGCTGGCGTCTCCACTGATATGACCGTAGTGGGCGTTACTATCCATAGACGCAGCACGGTATTCGTCTGCCGTTCCCTTGGACTTGTCGTTCATGGCGAACGGCATGCGCTTTGCCCGCACGATCTGCATCATGTAATCGCCGTCGGCATCGATCAGCCACATGCCAACCGGGTTGGGGCCGTATAACTCGACACGGTGACCATCGGGGTAAACATTATCGCAACGAACCAGCATCCAGGCGCCAATCAATGCCTTCGGCACCATGGCGTGATCGCCGGCGCTTTCTTTATTCATCATGCCGCCAGCCATGGCGTTATCGCTGGTGTGGTCTTTGTGCATCATGCTAGTCATGCCGCCGTCTTGCGCATAGACGCCACTCGCGCCCATAAGCAGACACATCGCAACCACGGTGGAAATTACGTTTTTCATAAGTGACTCCTGGCTATGCTTGGATGAGAAAACGCGCACGGTCGGTACCGCGCAAAGCAATAACAAGACAGAAAGATCTGTCTTATTAAAGGTCGGTGGTGAGGTAAGCGAATACGGTTCGTGGCGACGGCCACTGAAAGAAACCGGGCACGTATTGAGTCGTCCACTTGTTGGTCGCCAAAACGTTCTGAACCTGCAGGCGAAAGCTGCTTTTCTTGCCGAAAGCGGTGAACTGATACCGCCCGCCGAGATTCACGCGCGTCACCGCTGGCGCATAAATGCCGTTGTCGATGCTTGCTGGCGCTGTGCCGAAGTGAGTAGCCGATGCATCCAACGAGGCGGCCGGCACCCATGGGAGTGTGTAGTTGACGTTCGCCACGTACATCAAAAGCGGCTGGCCAATTGCGACATCGCCTACCTTCTCAGCTGCCAGATTCGGCCCCAGGATGCTGACTCTGCCGTCGAGTACGCCGATATTCAGATGCAAATACGTAAACAATTCGCCAGCAACCGAGAGCTCGACGCCTTTGGCACGCTGGACGCCGAGCTCCCGGTCGACGTTATTCGTATCAAGATTGAAATACGGTTTTTGTAGTTCGAAAACGCCCGCGATGATCTTGAATTTGGGCGTCACGACATAACGAACGCCCGAATCGATTTGCCACGTCTTGGATGCAGGAAGAACCGCGCCGCTGTTTTTGGCGGAGTTAGGTGCGGCTCCGGAATTCTCGAGTCCCTGCGTGTATCCGGCATACACAGTCCAGGCTGGCGCAAGGGAAAACGCGGCGTTGCTGTAAATGCGTGGC is a genomic window containing:
- a CDS encoding histidine kinase, giving the protein MTNARPHTHSTRWTWIAAIWCAGALFDASQTIFLMHAIGAGKSWALPFAIAFVSWLPWALLTPFIVELSRRRPIVRGAISKAAAAHLAAFAVVSTVASAWSAMLRVVFNPWRHNPPPVFSNTWFTSITDQILTFAIAYALIATITYVVDSRQNIERQRAETARLNEELSQAQLAALRGQMEPHFMFNTLNSIVGLVRDQRNDAAVGMIVGLSEFMRRASEDSHRAQVTLSEEVEYLQRYIDIQKVRFGNRLRVSMDIPKELGDAQVPNLLLQPLVENAIKHGVSKRVAGGEIRVAGARHDDTLRLTVYNDGPWGQEDQEATSAGVGLDNLRTRLQILHGDRSELLLRPLDVGGVEVVVTLPFVEA
- a CDS encoding aldo/keto reductase; this encodes MKKRLLGKSGLEVSALGFGCMGLNFSYSHALSDDESIRLIREAFDRGVTFFDTAEVYGPFTNEVLVGKALAPVRDQVVIATKFGFDIDAATGQNKGLNSRPENIRAVTDASLKRLGIGTIDLLYQHRVDPNVPIEDVAGAVKDLIAEGKVRHFGLSEPGAQTVRRAHAVQPVATLQNEYSLWTRGPETNGILEACKELGIGLVAYSPLGKGFLTGAMSKDTQIGDDDFRKKIPRFAPEAMAANQAMVDLLKEIAAAKHATPAQIALAWLLAREPWIVPIPGTTKLHRLEENLGAVGVELTAADLATIEKAAAVIRIEGERYPPHLMATTGR
- a CDS encoding response regulator: MTSTDEHSPSIRVLVVDDEALARRNLTLLLRNDPDIASVTECGSGQEAIEEIRRSRPDLVFLDVQMPECDGFDVLELLGADMPETVVFVTAYDTYALRAFEAGALDYLLKPFDDARFSRTLARAKEKLARYAPTQHRSISKIAVKSRNQTLFLNVSDIDWIEAASYYACIHIGEATHILRRTLQELEQDLDSRSFARIHRSIIVNLDRVRGLELQDSGEYEVVLNSSTRLRLSRRYRKCIQERLAELASGR
- a CDS encoding lipocalin-like domain-containing protein, whose product is MKNVISTVVAMCLLMGASGVYAQDGGMTSMMHKDHTSDNAMAGGMMNKESAGDHAMVPKALIGAWMLVRCDNVYPDGHRVELYGPNPVGMWLIDADGDYMMQIVRAKRMPFAMNDKSKGTADEYRAASMDSNAHYGHISGDASMIHTQISHASFPNWDGKMGNSGYTINGDELTYRVEKPSSGAAEGAHGEVVWRRVHS
- a CDS encoding zinc-dependent alcohol dehydrogenase family protein, with product MLATMMYGAGDVRAEDRPEPTILKPTDAIIRLSASCICGSDLWPYRGSNPINEPLAMGHEYCGVVVEVGSEVRSVKPGQFVVGSFCISDNTCPHCQFGFQSSCEQREFMTGAQAPLARVPLADGTLVATDDMPADNLIPSLLAVSDVLGTGWYAADAARVQSGSTVVVVGDGAVGLMGVLAAKQMGAAKIVAMSRHKSRQELALEFGATDIIAERGDAGVAQLKKMTRNVGADAVLECVGTKESMRQALDCARPGSMIGYVGVPHGVEFDGQQLFFAQKGMLGGPAPVRRFLPHLMDLVLSNKINPGKVFDLELPLADVAHGYRAMDQREAIKVLLRV
- a CDS encoding LysR family transcriptional regulator, with product MSGENYNDLQAFLTVAREGNFTRAAAKLGLSQSALSHKIQGLEERLGLRLLTRTTRSVSPTEAGQRLQQALEPNFENIDAALAGLSELRDTPSGTIRITSSEHAAATILWPVLETFLPNYPDIRVEVISDSTLTDIAAERFDAGIRLGEQLAQDMIAVPIGPPMRLVVVGKPTYLDATPSIITPRDLTRHDCINLRFLTHGGLYAWEFEKGSDALNVRVEGRLTFNSLERILAASIAGFGLAYLPEDMVRPHIEAGRLRQVLDDWCPLFSGYHLYYPSRRQPSPAFALLVDALRYRAHNP
- a CDS encoding carboxymuconolactone decarboxylase family protein, encoding MADIAPKTQGPFADVAPALDQLTQQVLFGEVWERHELSKRDRSLITVATLIAQYRINELPFHLKFALQNGVTRDELVEVITHLAFYAGWPTASSAVGIARKVFAENS